A DNA window from Scylla paramamosain isolate STU-SP2022 chromosome 10, ASM3559412v1, whole genome shotgun sequence contains the following coding sequences:
- the LOC135104491 gene encoding glutamate receptor ionotropic, delta-2-like isoform X1, whose translation MGLGGEGASAPWTLLSFKGLRHLHQALATAPSLPATQAVVLLCSEQHTRQVFSFVSRHKLERADLWWLGVSELDAARRLQPLLREGTQVTLAVPETDSAHWLLVARVGADDVVRLVPAGRLHLSGNVTRVRLTTLVVPDVLQQYSDFGGRELVVAALNNWPYFVIKTLQDGRRVADSGIDVQILTTLANYLNFTHRVLSPSDDQWGAVHRNGTVTGLVGLVARREAHIAICEITITRSRETVLDFTNPYFLEYVTLVSRAPALKNRTFAVFSPFSLQVWLCVALITVLMGPVASVVARVRVSCERDAQQCSSTLDYSFSVFRNLVVQGNLIPVIHLPSRCIFIFWYLFCFYVYGTFSKVGGCELKHQIKTLLLKTCNSSPMSSSSPALYSGTLTAVLAVPAYEKPIDGLTDIPEAISQGFTLGVMPDSSLQYIFKEAEGGIYKKVWNLFDHGDPSRSFVKHPDLGFRKVTQEKFVFVNPQLNSELRASQRGRQNFHIARQAFFPQAYGIACISGAPFLAKFNQILGRLVESGMVQHWKQQEVVLAAAAAPNNFDAKKRASAISLKHLQAAFLVLLLGAVLGGPVLTGEFLAARCFSRAASGGNN comes from the exons ATGGGGCTGGGAGGTGAGGGAGCGTCGGCGCCCTGGACACTGCTGAGCTTCAAGGGTCTACGTCACCTGCACCAGGCCCTGGCAACGGcgccctccctgcctgccactCAGGCCGTCGTTCTGCTCTGCTCCGAACAACACACTAGACAAGTTTTCTCCTTC GTCAGCAGACACAAGCTGGAGAGGGCGGATCTGTGGTGGTTGGGGGTATCAGAGCTAGACGCTGCTCGTCGTCTCCAGCCTCTGCTCCGCGAAGGCACCCAG GTGACACTGGCGGTGCCTGAGACGGACTCCGCCCACTGGCTGCTCGTGGCGAGGGTGGGCGCCGATGACGTGGTCAG GTTGGTGCCGGCGGGGAGGCTGCACCTGTCGGGCAACGTGACGCGAGTCCGCCTTACAACACTAGTCGTGCCGGACGTGCTGCAGCAGTACAGCGATTTTGGTGGCCGAGAGCTGGTGGTCGCGGCTCTCAACAACTGGCCGTATTTTGTTATCAAGACTTTGCAAGATGGACGACGTGTGGCAGACTCGGGCATAGATGTACAAATACTCACCACTCTCGCAAACTATCTTAATTTCAC GCATCGTGTGTTGTCGCCATCGGACGACCAGTGGGGAGCCGTGCACCGCAACGGCACGGTGACAGGACTCGTCGGGCTGGTGGCGCGCAGGGAAGCTCACATCGCTATATGCGAAATCACCATTACAA GGAGCCGCGAAACAGTGCTGGACTTCACCAACCCTTACTTCCTGGAGTACGTCACGCTGGTCTCCCGCGCTCCGGCGCTCAAGAACAGGACTTTCGCGGTCTTCTCACCGTTCTCTCTCCAG GTTTGGCTGTGTGTTGCCCTGATAACAGTTCTGATGGGGCCCGTGGCGAGCGTAGTGGCGCGGGTCAGGGTCTCATGTGAACGTGACGCACAGCAGTGCAGCAGCACACTCGACTATAGCTTCAGCGTGTTTCGGAACCTGGTGGTCCAGGGCAACCTTATCCCCGTCATTCACTTACCCAGTAGATGTATTTTCATATTCTGGTACCTCTTCTGCTTTTACGTCTACGGTACGTTCAGCAAGGTTGGAGGCTGTGAGCTTAAACATCAAATCAAAACACTGTTACTCAAAACTTGCAACTCTTCTCCgatgtcctcttcctccccagccCTGTATTCTGGCACCTTGACGGCGGTGCTCGCTGTGCCAGCCTATGAGAAGCCCATCGACGGTCTCACCGACATTCCCGAGGCGATCTCTCAAGGTTTCACCCTCGGCGTCATGCCAGACTCTAGCCTGCAGTACATTTTTAAA gaagCTGAGGGCGGCATCTATAAAAAGGTGTGGAACTTATTCGACCATGGAGATCCGTCACGGAGTTTCGTGAAGCATCCTGATTTGGGTTTCCGAAAG GTCACTCAAGAGAAATTTGTCTTCGTGAATCCTCAACTGAACTCCGAGCTGCGAGCCAGCCAGCGAGGACGCCAAAATTTTCACATCGCTCGACAGGCTTTCTTCCCTCAGGCATACGGCATCGCTTGCATCAGCGGAGCTCCCTTCCTGGCGAAGTTCAACCAAAT ACTGGGGCGGCTGGTGGAGTCGGGCATGGTGCAACACTGGAAGCAGCAGGAGGTGGTGCTCGCGGCAGCTGCTGCACCGAACAACTTCGACGCCAAAAAACGAGCTTCGGCCATATCTCTCAAGCACCTTCAG GCGGCTttcctggtgctgctgctgggggCGGTACTGGGCGGCCCAGTGCTGACAGGCGAGTTCCTTGCCGCCAGATGCTTCTCGCGGGCTGCATCTGGAGGCAACAACTAA
- the LOC135104492 gene encoding uncharacterized protein LOC135104492 — protein sequence MEGKTRLCVVVVVVMLAAAGKGVRGQLIDYKAWLGEEPLTPQRIVNDVVEYFSVRDPHGIPVMNVPEPIYIPGTVPASQITFYDPYISGHSGLRLEYVNVNLTSLSAKGKLSLPHFNLNGGYKWPGPWSNSEGHANITMTGIEMTLDLFFGISDVGLLTVEPKMDLEYEDLKLNFTGLTYTHSFVVGAAKTFFSTVIEPIIFSNVQTKVKSLVNQRIEERLQNLTFPDSISPVDFALAKIRMDLRETLEPVKLDDQEMHLTWGVTVQVQNIELAGVTTIHRTHEVSAQFIDNVVYVTIQLGTQTLKGGADWFLSASLLPAVGGHLSLEIESLAVTVEAQQPANIRSPPTLRKIDIKLGNLAVRSDGDGTFDYLVEAMLNILPNCFRNQIMDKVEPVIHQKVQKEFNKFDVYRMVMDKLAERQQQQQQQMEASA from the exons ATGGAGGGCAAGACTCGGCTgtgtgtggtggtcgtggtggtgatgctggcggCGGCGGGGAAGGGGGTGCGTGGACAGCTTATAGATTACAAAG CCTGGCTTGGGGAGGAGCCGCTGACGCCCCAGAGGATCGTGAACGACGTCGTGGAGTACTTCTCGGTGCGCGATCCCCACGGCATTCCTG TAATGAACGTGCCAGAGCCCATCTACATTCCGGGGACGGTTCCTGCCTCTCAGATCACGTTCTATGACCCCTACATCTCCGGCCACTCAGGACTCAGGCTCGAGTACGTCAACGtcaacctcacctctctctcg GCCAAAGGCAAGCTCAGTCTGCCGCATTTTAACCTCAACGGTGGATACAAGTGGCCTGGTCCCTGGAGCAACAGTGAGGGCCACGCCAACATCACCATGACTGGGATAGAGATGACCCTCGATCTCTTCTTCGGCATTAGTGATGTCGGACTCTTGACTGTTGAGCCAAAG ATGGACCTTGAGTATGAGGACCTAAAACTGAACTTCACGGGGCTCACCTACACCCACAGCTTCGTCGTGGGGGCTGCTAAGACCTTCTTCAGTACAGTCATCGAGCCTATCATTTTCAGCAAC GTTCAGACAAAAGTTAAAAGTCTCGTCAATCAGCGCATAGAGGAGCGTCTCCAGAACCTTACCTTCCCAGACTCCATTTCTCCCGTGGACTTCGCCTTGGccaag ATTCGCATGGACTTGAGGGAGACGTTGGAGCCAGTGAAGCTCGACGACCAGGAAATGCACCTGACGTGGGGAGTGACTGTACAG GTGCAGAACATTGAGCTCGCCGGCGTGACGACCATTCACCGCACGCATGAGGTGTCAGCCCAGTTCATCGACAACGTTGTGTACGTCACTATCCAG CTCGGGACGCAAACACTGAAGGGAGGCGCTGACTGGTTCCTCTCCGCCTCACTGCTGCCGGCCGTTGGGGGTCACCTGTCGCTGGAGATAGAGAGTCTGGCCGTGACGGTGGAGGCACAGCAGCCCGCCAACATCAGGAGCCCGCCCACCCTCAGAAAGATTGATATCAAGCTAG GTAACTTGGCGGTAAGATCAGACGGTGATGGCACGTTCGACTACCTAGTGGAGGCGATGTTGAACATCCTGCCCAACTGCTTCAGGAATCAAATCATGGACAAGGTGGAACCCGTGATacatcag
- the LOC135104491 gene encoding glutamate receptor ionotropic, delta-2-like isoform X2, whose translation MGLGGEGASAPWTLLSFKGLRHLHQALATAPSLPATQAVVLLCSEQHTRQVFSFVSRHKLERADLWWLGVSELDAARRLQPLLREGTQVTLAVPETDSAHWLLVARVGADDVVRLVPAGRLHLSGNVTRVRLTTLVVPDVLQQYSDFGGRELVVAALNNWPYFVIKTLQDGRRVADSGIDVQILTTLANYLNFTHRVLSPSDDQWGAVHRNGTVTGLVGLVARREAHIAICEITITRSRETVLDFTNPYFLEYVTLVSRAPALKNRTFAVFSPFSLQVWLCVALITVLMGPVASVVARVRVSCERDAQQCSSTLDYSFSVFRNLVVQGNLIPVIHLPSRCIFIFWYLFCFYVYALYSGTLTAVLAVPAYEKPIDGLTDIPEAISQGFTLGVMPDSSLQYIFKEAEGGIYKKVWNLFDHGDPSRSFVKHPDLGFRKVTQEKFVFVNPQLNSELRASQRGRQNFHIARQAFFPQAYGIACISGAPFLAKFNQILGRLVESGMVQHWKQQEVVLAAAAAPNNFDAKKRASAISLKHLQAAFLVLLLGAVLGGPVLTGEFLAARCFSRAASGGNN comes from the exons ATGGGGCTGGGAGGTGAGGGAGCGTCGGCGCCCTGGACACTGCTGAGCTTCAAGGGTCTACGTCACCTGCACCAGGCCCTGGCAACGGcgccctccctgcctgccactCAGGCCGTCGTTCTGCTCTGCTCCGAACAACACACTAGACAAGTTTTCTCCTTC GTCAGCAGACACAAGCTGGAGAGGGCGGATCTGTGGTGGTTGGGGGTATCAGAGCTAGACGCTGCTCGTCGTCTCCAGCCTCTGCTCCGCGAAGGCACCCAG GTGACACTGGCGGTGCCTGAGACGGACTCCGCCCACTGGCTGCTCGTGGCGAGGGTGGGCGCCGATGACGTGGTCAG GTTGGTGCCGGCGGGGAGGCTGCACCTGTCGGGCAACGTGACGCGAGTCCGCCTTACAACACTAGTCGTGCCGGACGTGCTGCAGCAGTACAGCGATTTTGGTGGCCGAGAGCTGGTGGTCGCGGCTCTCAACAACTGGCCGTATTTTGTTATCAAGACTTTGCAAGATGGACGACGTGTGGCAGACTCGGGCATAGATGTACAAATACTCACCACTCTCGCAAACTATCTTAATTTCAC GCATCGTGTGTTGTCGCCATCGGACGACCAGTGGGGAGCCGTGCACCGCAACGGCACGGTGACAGGACTCGTCGGGCTGGTGGCGCGCAGGGAAGCTCACATCGCTATATGCGAAATCACCATTACAA GGAGCCGCGAAACAGTGCTGGACTTCACCAACCCTTACTTCCTGGAGTACGTCACGCTGGTCTCCCGCGCTCCGGCGCTCAAGAACAGGACTTTCGCGGTCTTCTCACCGTTCTCTCTCCAG GTTTGGCTGTGTGTTGCCCTGATAACAGTTCTGATGGGGCCCGTGGCGAGCGTAGTGGCGCGGGTCAGGGTCTCATGTGAACGTGACGCACAGCAGTGCAGCAGCACACTCGACTATAGCTTCAGCGTGTTTCGGAACCTGGTGGTCCAGGGCAACCTTATCCCCGTCATTCACTTACCCAGTAGATGTATTTTCATATTCTGGTACCTCTTCTGCTTTTACGTCTACG ccCTGTATTCTGGCACCTTGACGGCGGTGCTCGCTGTGCCAGCCTATGAGAAGCCCATCGACGGTCTCACCGACATTCCCGAGGCGATCTCTCAAGGTTTCACCCTCGGCGTCATGCCAGACTCTAGCCTGCAGTACATTTTTAAA gaagCTGAGGGCGGCATCTATAAAAAGGTGTGGAACTTATTCGACCATGGAGATCCGTCACGGAGTTTCGTGAAGCATCCTGATTTGGGTTTCCGAAAG GTCACTCAAGAGAAATTTGTCTTCGTGAATCCTCAACTGAACTCCGAGCTGCGAGCCAGCCAGCGAGGACGCCAAAATTTTCACATCGCTCGACAGGCTTTCTTCCCTCAGGCATACGGCATCGCTTGCATCAGCGGAGCTCCCTTCCTGGCGAAGTTCAACCAAAT ACTGGGGCGGCTGGTGGAGTCGGGCATGGTGCAACACTGGAAGCAGCAGGAGGTGGTGCTCGCGGCAGCTGCTGCACCGAACAACTTCGACGCCAAAAAACGAGCTTCGGCCATATCTCTCAAGCACCTTCAG GCGGCTttcctggtgctgctgctgggggCGGTACTGGGCGGCCCAGTGCTGACAGGCGAGTTCCTTGCCGCCAGATGCTTCTCGCGGGCTGCATCTGGAGGCAACAACTAA